The window ACAACAtaaaatgcaagtttaaaaggacaaaaaagaCACAGTGTCGTTCATTTATAGAGAAAAATTCTAggctttggcaaattgctgtggtgtaagaagaataaaagacGTTGGGAAAGAGCTTTTATTGgagaataatcaactttgggtgGTAAAAGTAATTcacacagtctaaaactggcttaaaggactaaagcgctgctgcatcaggTAGGTATAGATGAAGTAAGGGTTAAATCCCTGGAACCACTATCAGTAGTTAGATAAAGACAGTGTGTAACACAGGAAACTGTTAACCAAGATGAAAACAGAACAACGTATCAGTATAAGCTGTTTTAAACTAAAAGGTGCTTTAATAAGtcggggttttttgttgttgtttttttttcctctttaaggCATGTTTGAGGAATGAATACCGAGTTTCGTTATTGTGTTATCTGTAGTGAAACAGCATTTTATTCTCATGTTGTTTTTACTCACCAGTGTTGATATGAATCCATGCGCTGCCTCTGAGACTCAAACTGCTTTTCTTCCATCTTAACTGCTGGATTTACTTTAATAGAttcatatttatgtacatgttacAGGCAAGTCTCCAGCTTTTCTGTGGCATTTTGAACTGGCATTTCATAATAGATATGAATAACAGAGTGTTAGCTTATATTCCGGGGAAATAGCTTATTTATGCAACAAAAATGTCTCTATAAATCTGGGGCATAATTCTGCTCAGAAACAGAGCGTCCGAACCATCTAGTGGTATTTCTACTCCTAATAATCTATTATTTGTAGGGCACCGGAAGTATGTACGACGCTAACGCAACGACCACACAATAAAAGCGACAAGCTTCACGTTCATTACAATCAGACTCGAAACATACAAGAAATCGAGACACACTCACCTGtcagattaattaattaatcccTTTTTGttgaaaagaaatatatattttttaaatgttgaaagaAAATGTTCTAGCTACACTACATTGGTATtactgcaacaacaaaaaaacaaacccggcgtgaatacatttaaaaataaaagtcctgAAAGTACTGATTCATGACAAATGCAAACTAGCTAATTTTATTGagcatttattttgtatatatttgggGTGTTATGCAAACTGTATGAATATTAAAGAAATAAGGATATCtacaaaacatttgaaaacgctttaatatgtataatattgtaCCAAGCTTCACAGTAGCGTAATAAAGTACAGAGTAGGTGGCATTGAAGTAGACATATCCCTTATTTGgtttgttatatatattatttacgtCTTTGAACAACCCGAAATTGTGAATGAATGTATCATGCTGTCAAAAAGAAACATCTTGCATCAGTTTGCGTCTTAATtcgaaataaaattaaaagtatTAAATCTTAACCATCCCTTGGTTTCGCCTTGCAATGGACTCGACCAATTTGTACGAACGAATTCATTGGCTTAAAGGGAGGACGGTGTGCGATTTGGGACAAAATAGATTCACAtacagttgtttgtttcaggtttTTGAACAACTTGCTGTATTGATGCTAGCTATTTCAAAATGTCGGACAAAATCACAGAGGATTAAGGATTAGCACAACACTGTTTACATGTTTAAGGGATGCAGGGTGAATATGATGTAGTGTTAAAGTGTTGCGTCTTCACTCCACACCGGTAGGTGGCAGTAAAACAATGTTGCTTTACAGCCTCAATTCAAAGAAGAAGACATGTCGCAGACGTTCACTTGCTGTACTTAATATTAATCGGTTATCAGAGGTTTGTGTGTGATCTTTTGAATCTTGCTTTATAAAGATAACTGATGGTATAATTAAACATGTTGACGTTAAATCTTGGTCACTAATATTTATAACTAACATTCGTTGTTTAAGGTGAATGTCACTTTAAATACCCTACAGCTGCGTGCTGTTTATTATTTCTCCATCTGCAGACTAATACTGATTACACTGAGCTATTTATATGAATCTATTGCGTGATGTAGGTAAAGTCTGTGTATATAGAAGCAGTAAGATTTTTATTCCTCCTGCAGAACAGCACTAGTACCGATTAGTGATGTGTCGGTAATGATTCACGAGCGAGTCGGTTCTTTTAATCGGTGTGAGCCGACTCGCCTATATGAACtggcttatttattatttatttttggtaaaCGTAGGCAACGTTGTTAATCTTGTTGTGTAAATTAATCAAAATGCTTAATTGGAAACATGAATACAAAAGTGCTTATTATATTTGTCTTTGTACATTTGTAGTGTCTTGGTGATCAAGGTACAAACAATTATTTTAAGGAAAATTTACATAATACAATGTTATTCTGTTAATTAGAAGGTAGAGGAAGAACGTTcaacattcattcatcaatTACAGCCAGAGTTAAACAAAGAACACGTATTGGTCAAAATATCGTGAACGTTTAGAACAAAAAAATTGCATTGAGCCGTTTGTGAgctgaaagagtcgactcttattggtgaactgagccaaatgatctgactcactaAAATTCCCAACACTACTAGATACATATTTCATAAAGTCTAAAAACCATCATTAAAATGTCACTGTGTAGAAAATTGACTCAGTTATTGTGAGGAAGTTGGAATCAGGCAAGTATCAAATACTGGCTGATCgatttaaatgtattgtgtttatttatttttgtataagaTGAGAAGTGGATCATTGTATTTCTACTGTACATGTGGGCATTGATTTTGAAAATAAGAAGGTACAGATTTACtgtaaaatgcataaataatatTTCAGGCAATAATTATTTGCTTTTTATTGTCTAGTTGCAGTCATTTCTGCTGGTGTAAAGATGCCCGCGGGTGTGTCTTGGCCGAGATACATGAAAATGTTTGTAGCCAGCGTGTTGTCGATGTTTGCTGGTGCAGAGGTCGTCCATCAGTATTACCGCCCTGATTTGGTACATTTTAAGaatattactgtaaaaaaaaattaatataaaggACCATATTTTTATTGATCTAAGAGCAGTTCTTCTTTTATAGAGCATTCCAGAGGTTCCTCCAAAACctggagaactgcagacagAACTTCTCGGATTGAAGACTCAGACAGCCTCTGAGAAACACTGATGTCAGTTttcatatataaatgtgtatatatgtgtaaacCATATATAAAGATGTAAACCTGCTCATGTGATGACTTTGAAATACTTTGTGAAATTCCATAATGTAAGAatagttatttgtattttttcaacTAATtctaaaaaggagaaaaagttAAAAGccactttgtttattttaaaaaaacactatatTGGAATTCCTATTCTTACATTTGCTAAAGATAATATTTttgattaataaaatatgtGAACAGTATTTTAATCTACTGTTTTCACAGCAGCCTTGTTATATAATATACTCggcaaaaaagaaacatcctctcacattcaactgtttttatttccagcaattttttgaacatgtgtaaatatttatattagcaTAAAAACAAGGTTCAAagacatttgacaaacagaagTGGAATAATGGGTccctggtggcctccagctgctttaaataCTACAGTGCATCACATcttcatggactgcaccagatttgtcagttcttgctgtgagatgttactccactcttccaccaaggcatttgcaagttctccatcatgtCTGGGGACGacgacacatggttacatgtaattttccactgcagggACGGTCAGTTGTCCTTCCtatctccctgtagcactgtcttaggcgtcttgcgttacagacattgcagtttattgctctggacacatctgcagttctcatgcctccctgcagcaggcctatggcatgttcacgcatcTGAGCAGACAcactaggcatctttcttctggtgttgttcagagtcagtagaaagatctctttagtgtcctaagttattgtaattgtaaccttaattgcctaccgcctgtaaactgttagtgtcttaaggactgttccacgggtacatgtgcaataattatttgtggtacatgaaaaacattttataaactcTTTCCGGCAAAGATCTGTAAAGGTTATTTGGATttgacaaaattatctttaaaatacagtctcctgaaaaatggatgcttctttttttgctgagtttatatatatatatatatatatatatatatatatatatatatatatacatatatatatatatatatatacacacacacacacacacacacacacacacacacacacacagtgctgtgcaaaagtcttaggcaccctatttttcttatagtacaaactttgttatagattttttttaaattgtatgtcttctacattatcgagtcagtacaaaaacattttagattcccaaacattaattttccagcacaaaattaaatgttacagaaaaatgtcagtaaagaaagcagaatattacgtacgagaccacttttcagacaataaacatatttaaggCCGCTgcgttttgctgcaaaaaataagaagcatatactacagtcaaagtctccagaagaactgtggctggttctgcaagatgttcaataaaactcatttctttataaaactgcactaattgtacctgagaccactaattttttaaatttatttttaaagcaaagggtcgtcacaccaaatattgattttgtttaatttattactgttaactgctctttatagtacttgttttaatgtagaaacttttattgttgttattgttattgctcgcagcatttctttgcatgtgcctaagaattttttacagtactgtatggAGAATAAGGACAATATTTTAAGGAcgacatttatggaagaaaaCTACAgcgtcggtgctttgtaacagttagccTACATGTAAATCTGTTCTGACATAATATACTGACTGTAAATGACTTTTATCCTGAAATTAAGTTTTGAAGTCGAAACCGGAACTTCCGTGTGTGGGTGAAAGTTTCCAGCAGGAAGGACCtgtgttctaaaaaaaataaatacataaacctggcaaccctggagCCAGGTCTGTTTCACACTCGTGTATCTTGTTGTAACGGGTCTCTGGTGGAACACGACTTTGCTGCGGGATAAAGTAGAAACATGCCGGCCTTGTCTTTACCTCTCTGTTGCCTGGTCAGGAACCGGGGCAGTGTTAGAAAGCTGTTTAAACACTGTAAGATTTTATATGCGGCATGTGGAGCTCCGAGTCTCAGCTCCAGCGGGGCGATCTGTCACCCAGTCCTGGGACACACACTGTCAGCAGCCGGCATGTGCACCAGCGACCCGGGTGGAGACACCACCGAATGGTTGAGGTCTGTTTACAATGAAACCAAAAGGCAAACTGAAGGTTAGACTACatgttttttgtaataaacccaaaaaataaacagacttactgtactggaataaagttggttggaCGTTGGACggtcgatattcgcagatatgcggaaattaaggggaccgtctctaaagttacatacgacattgtttctaacctcaatagcatttgaagggaatgacttacagtcatataaccaactgtaaagtgttcatgtagctGTCAGGTATGaggcacaccttttagatttttgatatttatcaaaataagctattaaatcatatgtaaattagatatgtatttcactacagaatggctcatacacaaaatataccattatttaaagctcaatagcattcgAAGGGAATGAAGTACAGTCATGaagccaactgtaaagtgttcatctaggtgtcaggtatgacgcacaacttttatgtacatacatacacacacacacacacacacacacatatatatatatatatatatatatatatatatatatatatatatatatatatatgtatgtatgtatgtatatatatatgtatatatatatgtatatatatgggGGCTGTGGTGGTttgacagttaaggctctgggttactgatcggaaggttgggggtccaagccccagcactgccaagctgccactgttgggcccttgagcaagacccttaactctctctgctccaggggcgctgtatcatagctgacccagcactctgaccccagcctcctaacatgctggggtatgcgaagaaaataatttcactgtgcatatgtatatgtgaccaataaagactcattatcattatatatatatatatatatatatatatatatatatatatatatgtgtgtgtgtgtgtgtgtgtgtgtgtgtgtgtgtgtgtattatatatatatatatatacaatttatatacatacatgtgtgtgtatatatatatatatatatatatatgtgtgtgtgtgtgtgtgtgtgtgtgtgtgtgtgtttgtatgtgtatatatatatatatatcatttctatatgtaatatacacatattattatatattaataggacatctattttttgaagaaaaccattcaatccagtacgggttttgaccccctttatgtattcgtgaagttttttttggttcatgcattgtagggttaaatatcaaaaatctaaaagttgtgcgtcatacctgacacctagatgaacactttacagttggcttcatgactgtacttcattcccttcaaatgctattgagctttaaataatggtatattttgtgtatgagcccatacagtaataaaatacatgacaatatttatatatgatttaatagtttattttgttaaatatcaaaaatctaaaaggtgtgcatcatacctgacacctagatgaacattttacagttgattgtgtgactgtacatcattcaaatgctattgaagttcgaaacgtgtataacaatgtggtatgtaactttagagacagtcccttaatttccgcatttcCGTGAATATCGaccgtccaacgtcaaaccaactttattccagtactTACTGTTAGTGCTGAACGATAGGATCATATGATACCTGATATATTTGTACGATACAACATGTATGACGATATTTAGGTTTGGTATTCACTGTCATATTGGCTACTTCTGCTttctaatgaaaaataattttaatgctagggttagggttaatttTATGTTACTGGTATGTTATTGTATAAAAGCtcaaaagctaaattaaagtgaaGTTCTCTGATTAAAGGTGAGATCAGTGATATTAAATGGGCACAGTaggcatctctgcttgcctgtcaggCAATTCAGAAAACTCCGCCTCTTTCACCATTCAGCATTCGCATTTTCTTAGATAAGCATATATTTTGGGGGCGTGACTTTAGAGGGAACGTTTAAAGAATTTGAATTAATACTTTATTTGAAGTCATACTTCAACATGGCTAGCTTCAGCAAACTTATGTCAGAATCGCTGACTACAGCTTTAAATGAACCCAAGTGACAAACCaggtttatgtttgtttattaatgctCATACCCTGGACCTGtaactatttttcttttattgaaaCTAAGTCAGAATGGATTaaacagtttccattaaacctCACCTGTTTTAGATTTGTTAATGGTAGTAGTGGGGGGATTTGTTGACAATTATAATCCTAGGATATTGTGTTTGCATTTTCAACACCATTTGTAGACTGACGGCTTATCAAGCTTGTGTAAAAGTAGGCTGCATGGAAATGCGACTTTAAACAATTCTCTTGCACTTTTGCTTTaccaccctgctgaaaaaaacaatagaaaccatcatagaATTTCTgttggtttccactacaaataccattacaaaccatcagctaaccattaaaaccagtactaccctactgtacagtaggtgaaaagcagaacaccaaaggagtagtatgtccgaattctcagtattcataaaacagtagacAAGAAATACGGCTTCTGCCAAGATTCTTCATTATGGAACCAGTGGATACTGTGCTATCCCATAGGGCAGTATTTCTGAACTCCAGTCTTCAGGCCCCCTCCCAGAATGTTTTAGATGTCTCACTAATTAAAACACCTGGTTCAACTCATCAGCTTGTTAGTGTGTTAAATAGGGAGACATCTAAAACATTCTGGGAGGGGGGCTTGAGGACTGTATTTGAGAAACACTGCCATAAGGCAACAGGTCTGGCTGTCAGAATAAAACATGGTGGAAGGCAGCACATCAGCTCTTTTTATAGGTATTAAACATTGTTCCTTGTGGTTAAACTGTATTTGTTTAACAACAACTGAGTAAATTGCtgacttgttgaaggtttaaacaagaataAACAGTCGCCATGGCGTTTAAGTTTTTGCGGTCCTTATGACgtcaaaggtcacatgacaatgcctaCATAGCGGATGTAATACGTCCAGGTTGTATTCATCCTACACATgctgatcagtacgtactgtatcaatGGCCTGGCAGTAGGTAATGAATCGAATAGCGTAGGAACGGTCACAGTACACGATTTCGGCCACACAGTCTGTGTCATGCTGTCATTTTGTGCCTCAGCTTTAATCCCAGCGATCTCAAACAACTTTGGGAATCCGGACACCATTTTTGCCAACAACGAGATGAGCTTGCAGGATATCGAGATCTACGGCTTCGATTACGACTACACCTTGGCCTTTTACTCCAAACATCTCCACACTCTGATCTTCAATGTGGCTCGAGATATTCTTATCCAACAGCACAGGGTcagtacagtataatataaGCCTAATATAAATAGAAACTAGAAACAGTTTAGTTGTAgacttgttttaaaatattagtgTGAGAAAATCCACCAGAATAACTTTCATGCCCAGAGTACTACCGAGCACTCTAATTCATCATCTTTAACTGTTCACTTAAATGTTATTGATGTGAATTCATATTGTGGTTATGGAATGGTTGATCACTGTAGTGCTCACTGTACTTTTAGGTCAGGATTTATGATGGATGATGTCCAGAGTAAAATTTGaccttgttttcatttctctgttTGTTCCAGTACCCAGAAGAATTGAAGAACTATAACTACATCCCTAATTTTGTGGTTCGGGGGCTACATTATGATGTTCAGAAGGTGTGTAGCTGTTCATGGAGTGTGTTGCTTGTGTGCATCCGAGTATGATTACGATCTCTCCTGTTTTCAGGCTTTACTGATGAAGATAGATGCTTTTCATTACATCCAGCAAGGAACAGTTTACAGGTACGTAATGTGCTAATGAAGGGTAACACCTGTAAGATTTGGAgtggatgtatttatttatttatttatttatttagtagtagtattaattaCATCTATATATGTGTTCTCGTGTAGGGGTCTTCAACCTGTACCAGACAGAGAAGTCATTGCTATGTATGAGGGCTGCCATGTACCTCTGGAAATTATGAGTGACTTTTATGGCAAGGTTGGTGATTTACTATAGAGCCTCTTTTTCACAGACAGTGTGCCAGTGCCTGATCCTGATCTGTTCTGTGAATTTCTGCCACAAAAGCTCTGTGTTCTCAGATGCTTCTGGTCTGAAACCAAGACCTGATGATGTCTGGCACTTGGGAGCCACATCATTATGTCTCTGTGACAACAACTCGGGCAGctcaatttatttacaatattggcattagaataaaatgttttcacaattgttggaaaaaacaacaatttttgtCACAACTATGAATTCATGTCTGAGAAAGAAATAACCATGTTACTGACAATTACAACAAATTAGTCAGTCAATCCTACCTCATAGCCTGGAGATGTTTAATCTCATTATTTCACAGCCTGACTACAGGAGTTCCCCAGGGGTTACTTCTTAGTGCACTCTTGTTCCCTCTGTACACTAAATTACTGAGCTCAGTGTTCCAATCACATGACTTCTCTTACCACCGCTTAGCTGATGACGCACAATTTTATCCACCTTCAAAGTCTCACCAAAGTTATCATACTGCCTTCCACAACATCTCATCCCACCATCTAAAAACTGACCTCAACAAAACAGAACTAATCTACATACCAGTAAAGAAGTTCCCTATACTGAGCCTCTCAATCACCATCAACATCCAGACAGTCCATCCAGCATACACAGCTAACTTTGGTGTGAGTCTAGATAACAAGCTCAGCTCCCCGTTGACAGAACATCAATAATCAAATCCTCTACATTTCTTCCTCTTATGTATATGTGAGAAATGTTAAcactgcatttaaagatttaattctGACTGCAGCGCAGGAGCAtgacagacattttgacagctggtatctgTATACAAACTGAGCTGATTAGACTTATGTCTGTTTTGTCTATGGCATGTAGCTGTCCAGCAACTTAATCAAAGCATGACATACACTTAGTGAGGAAATCACAATCATTTAGACATCTTTAGATAGACCATAATAAACTGTTTCTCCGAGTGAGCTGTTCTGGAAGATAGACAAGGCAAGgttaaaaagtgaaataaaaatttaacattgtgttaatgatgtcattttttaaatgtgtcgAAGATTGTTAAAGGCAGGTTTTTGGCTGGTTTCCAGAATTCACAGTGAAATCCAGGGGGATTTTCCAGACCATCATACACATTTGAAAACTATAATGTAACACTAACTGTAATATGACCTGAGACACTGCTACTATGCTGCAGCAAGGATCAGATTTATAACTTTCGTCCTTGTATTCCAGTCCTCAAAAGGCTCTGCATCACATTATCTATGTATGCTGATTCAGACCTACACATTCACATGCCAAATCAGTCCTTTAGCTTCAGGGTTGCTGATATGATCTTTTCTAGGATCTAACTATGTTCGTAATCTGAGATATTCCTGCTTCACACTTatgtgttttgggttttttttttgtatcagacagttggtgttaaataaataaatgagatatCCTCACATGTTTGCTGTTGGGTTAGTTCTGCGGTTGGTCATTGCATTTCTTGGCCACAATTAGTTACTATAACAATGTTCACAACTCTCAAAAGTGTTGTCACTGAATTCAGCTAGGTCTGTACTTTTCTTATTTCCTTCATGTTTGTTTCCTTACTTCATGCCCTGTTGTTTTCAGAGTTCCCACGGACACACTATGAAACAGTTCATGGACATCTTCTCGCTGCCGGAGATGACCTTGCTGTTGTGTGTCAATGATTACTTCATGAAGCACAACATTGACTATGAGCCTGTGCATCTCTACAAAGATGTCAAGGTCAGACCAGAAGACACAAAAAGTTActattatatattagtttaaGCTAGGTGAGTAACTAAAAAAGGTCTATCTTGTGCTAATAGTGACAATACAGTTAAAGATAATGTGTGGCCTTAAATCTTGCTGTTTGGGCTCAAAGCCATGAATATTTATCATTGAAAGCAGTTATATAAATTTAGACTGGCATTTCTGACCGCAATAGCTGTGCGTACTCCATTGAGGGTGAGGAGTGATACTGTAGAGGTGAGTAATGACTGACCAGCTCAGTTATGGCAGGTTCTTCAGCTCTAGGAAGGAAAAAGGGTAACAGCCTCACCTGTTATCTCCTCACTTATCTACATGCTGATAATGAtgtaatgaaatatatttttacatacatcacagtgctgctgaatgtCTGACTCTGACTGGTGAGAAATTGTTGACAATTGTTGAAATTGCTCTGACAGTAGTACCGGCTGTAACTCAAATAATgcgttataattattttatataataacaaaatacacagatACCTGTATGGCTCTAGAAGTTTCTAGAAGTTACAAAGCTCTGTCACTCCTGTCAGTAAGTCTCTGGGTAATGGTTTGTCATATTAACcttaagaaagagagaaaagagggacTAGTCAGGGAAAGATTGTTTCTAGCTGTTTTAACGTgagtgaaacaggaaataacttgtttcacaggtGGTCTATAAACCtaattgtaactataaacagttcaaTAGCATGACGTCAATCATTAacggatgtaaaaaaaaaaaacgaaaaaaaaaaagaggcagtcGTTTGAAAATTGCGGTGGCATAATTACACCACCCCATAGCTggttactttcctataacagcacacccccaagtgttttattccttacttattattTAGCTTGTTATAGGCTTAACATATTTCTAAAGAGCACAACAGAAATTCAGACAATAGAACAAAATGCAGATGCATTTGATTTCCCATGAGCCGTCAATCTCCCAGTAAAATGTTACTGTGTTCCAGAAATGTTTGAATCAGCCACTAAATTGAGTTGAAGTCTGGGAGAAAGACCTGAAGCTCTATCCATCATTTTCTCTACTCGTGGATTTATAACACAAAGC is drawn from Ictalurus furcatus strain D&B chromosome 8, Billie_1.0, whole genome shotgun sequence and contains these coding sequences:
- the LOC128611611 gene encoding protein brawnin encodes the protein MPAGVSWPRYMKMFVASVLSMFAGAEVVHQYYRPDLSIPEVPPKPGELQTELLGLKTQTASEKH